From Desulfosoma caldarium, the proteins below share one genomic window:
- the rapZ gene encoding RNase adapter RapZ: MAKRETHLVIVTGLSGSGKSTAIKAFEDIGYFCIDNLPVPLLPHFLELCERDKPDLKKVALGIDIRGRSFLRDGDRLFEDVEAAGYALEILFFEATTEVLQRRFSQTRRLHPISAEESRLVAAIHREREELASLRARATRVIDTSDFSVHQLKALITRTFSLVSDRARLSVQVLSFGFKYGLPMEAELVMDVRFLPNPYFVDHLRPMSGCEAPVRDWVLGHAKAMEFLDEYAALLLKLLPQYVQEGKRYLTVAVGCTGGKHRSVVIAERLADRIREAGYYTVLFHRDVHLDS; encoded by the coding sequence ATGGCGAAACGGGAGACTCATCTGGTCATTGTTACCGGGCTTTCGGGTTCGGGTAAAAGCACCGCCATCAAGGCTTTTGAAGACATCGGCTATTTTTGTATCGACAATTTGCCGGTGCCGCTCCTGCCGCACTTTTTGGAACTCTGTGAGCGGGACAAGCCGGATCTCAAAAAAGTGGCCTTGGGCATTGATATTCGAGGTCGAAGCTTTCTTCGGGACGGTGACCGGCTTTTTGAAGACGTGGAAGCAGCTGGGTATGCTTTGGAGATTCTCTTTTTTGAAGCGACCACGGAAGTGCTGCAGCGCCGTTTCAGCCAAACTCGGCGCCTGCATCCCATCAGCGCTGAAGAATCCCGCCTGGTGGCCGCCATTCACAGGGAACGCGAAGAACTGGCGTCGCTGCGGGCCCGCGCCACGCGCGTCATCGACACCAGCGATTTTTCGGTCCATCAATTAAAGGCCCTGATCACGCGAACCTTTTCCTTGGTCAGCGATCGAGCGCGATTGAGCGTACAGGTTCTCTCCTTTGGCTTCAAGTACGGCTTGCCCATGGAAGCGGAGCTGGTCATGGATGTGCGGTTTCTTCCCAATCCCTATTTTGTGGATCATTTGCGGCCCATGAGCGGGTGTGAGGCGCCAGTGCGGGACTGGGTTCTGGGGCATGCCAAGGCGATGGAATTCCTGGACGAATACGCAGCGCTGCTTCTCAAATTGCTGCCTCAATACGTGCAGGAAGGCAAGCGCTACCTCACCGTGGCCGTGGGGTGTACGGGAGGTAAGCACCGTTCGGTGGTGATTGCCGAGCGACTTGCTGACAGGATACGTGAGGCAGGTTATTATACGGTGTTATTCCATCGCGACGTGCATTTGGATAGCTGA
- a CDS encoding PTS sugar transporter subunit IIA, protein MSTIGLVVAAHCRVAQEMVRAAELILGPLEGVRAVSMDPDMPVEKMVREVTQAIKDVDVGQGVIVLTDLFGGTPSNVALALVGSRVEVLSGFNLPMLIKFAEIRSTRPLKEAAETLRDYGRRHIALASEILSSRPEPEARGVDHERSPAHSD, encoded by the coding sequence ATGTCGACAATCGGACTGGTTGTGGCGGCCCATTGCCGTGTGGCTCAGGAAATGGTCAGAGCCGCTGAGCTCATCCTGGGACCCTTGGAAGGGGTGCGAGCCGTGTCCATGGATCCGGACATGCCCGTGGAGAAGATGGTGCGGGAAGTGACGCAGGCCATCAAAGACGTGGACGTGGGGCAGGGCGTCATTGTGCTCACCGACCTTTTCGGCGGGACTCCGTCCAATGTGGCCCTGGCTCTTGTGGGGTCGCGCGTGGAAGTGCTCAGCGGCTTCAATCTGCCTATGCTTATCAAGTTCGCGGAAATCCGCAGCACCCGCCCGCTCAAAGAAGCGGCGGAAACCCTTCGAGATTACGGCCGCCGCCATATCGCTTTGGCCAGTGAGATTTTGTCGTCCCGGCCCGAACCCGAGGCACGAGGCGTGGACCATGAGCGCTCTCCTGCCCATAGTGATTGA
- the rimI gene encoding ribosomal protein S18-alanine N-acetyltransferase has translation MSALLPIVIEPVRPEDLPAVLEIERASHVDPWRESFFVEELERPHALMLVAHHRTDRRRIVGYICVWLVADEVQIFNLAVDPALRRRGIGRRLLLAALQHACQRNARVALLEVRRSNYAAQQLYLSLGFRPCGVRPNYYDGLREPAVLMELEMDRIWRSRWFNGENAKGSEEGSC, from the coding sequence ATGAGCGCTCTCCTGCCCATAGTGATTGAGCCCGTACGGCCGGAGGACTTGCCCGCCGTTTTGGAGATCGAAAGGGCGAGTCACGTAGATCCGTGGCGGGAGTCTTTTTTTGTGGAGGAGCTGGAACGACCTCATGCCCTCATGCTGGTGGCGCACCATAGAACGGATCGGCGCCGCATTGTGGGCTACATCTGCGTGTGGCTGGTGGCCGATGAGGTGCAGATCTTTAACCTTGCCGTAGACCCTGCGCTGAGACGTCGCGGCATCGGTCGTCGATTGCTTCTCGCGGCGTTGCAGCACGCCTGCCAGCGCAACGCTCGAGTGGCTCTTTTGGAGGTGCGCCGAAGCAACTACGCGGCCCAGCAGCTCTACCTCAGCCTGGGATTTCGACCCTGCGGCGTGCGTCCCAATTATTACGATGGACTTCGGGAGCCCGCGGTGCTCATGGAGCTGGAAATGGACCGGATCTGGAGGAGCCGCTGGTTCAATGGTGAAAATGCGAAGGGGAGCGAGGAGGGGTCCTGTTGA
- a CDS encoding PEP/pyruvate-binding domain-containing protein: protein MQRASVQSDALLKNLMVTNVPVMVDPGHEVLVEAVRGYAGKEKQARDLLQEYHHRYRNWAYVLQETWRYATSNLRLYREHPKSGAVVTLLSRIFVQALSDAQNPKTQSTAADYLLALWLKILEEAPELCREVPHGPPIDDDPNALPTGRAHGGLLRWCFARLHALEESSFQWVVRSFHQPKKLLRRCLELWSSSASFEEGRRLLERVLTETHTFWVQREDPLAWLSRQLQGEEDVSAWRPLFSPLLKADHERTLQRLQGLRAEKDPRRAVEQLCELADFRDIVRAYQQLADKVGRSVPAEQAGHVSMLLRLRIMETKGLEPIHEETLRAMNMDVGRWIREESQEFLRPRLTRFLQALRGCLNTYPEAALHCVRTVGLEILGTDDRELIEFFLRHVISLGFQTPKLKGVSQHWQVQVNPAHLTNVRVWLDLIRKNPRRTRTLLSALIVNLFLAGIYVRDTDLFQKDVSLLLHAPIGPLFNLVKQLTKLFPVYFNEVGAEGLLRAVSTDVDEITQRGDPLIHFLRKQSHVESNNLVVLFIEAIFHFWHTLDKEPLRKFVPPEVFRDVHDTGPFVEEMHRIMKHLLSGNDGVHHIRDLLDLSEEVVQSKIEQIPNVSVREKQRAFLMIRFYQLLHEKYALSYKDIQLHLRRAGQLGLPDPRALEEALQGQDPLAKLEAILDYLEHLKEILLTDLEMTFVENIYLKRHIAVDIPSMYGSYSERKFDALGLTFRLENLANVLFEEVILSFNLSFITRATFFRISRVLPLFIRALAIDGISSRWLDRQEELFQRALQIRRFSHSQYMDIFRGFSEAIKQVIQSFYHAVHEDNLAVVIRQLSQSGDLLPRYRRRDMGEKLEEQVHRISEKFLRDLVARTFGLQYFDHFISSILTTLATQKEELSTDKLDLLLSYDPEKTISRIHVPNEATYDLIHLGNKGYNLTQLHSLGIRVPPGFIITTEYFRCQDVIESLQQSNEDFKRRVLEHIADLESRSGKRFGDPHNPLLLSVRSGSAVSMPGMMNTFLNVGINEHIVEGLIRQSGQPWFAWDNYRRFVQSWGMSFGLDRDHYDAIMKFYKKKYGRLFKREFRPEEMREVALAYRDYTQQSRIDITDDPVEQLFTAIRQVMESWFFPKAITYRQIMGLSENWGTAVTIQTMVYGNLDLQSGSGVMFTHNPWTSDDDIDPRGDFTLGNQGEDVVGGLVETLPLSEKQRMAAPERKEHSLESLFPRVFQRLTEIAKELIERQRWGPQEIEFTFQGADGDGLYILQSRNMSPRTRRRYPCFKVTNELEKSYLGHGIGVSGGALCGRVAFEVNDIVRLKKDYPGEAIILIRSDTVPDDIHEISIADGLLTGKGGATSHAAIVAHRLGKTCVVGCSKLRVWERDGQCLIGGRFVRTGDVIGIDGRSGAIYAGVHETEKLDEEGASGTE, encoded by the coding sequence ATGCAAAGGGCGAGTGTCCAGTCCGACGCGCTGCTCAAGAATCTCATGGTGACCAATGTGCCCGTGATGGTGGATCCGGGCCATGAAGTGCTGGTGGAAGCGGTTCGAGGATACGCCGGCAAGGAAAAACAGGCGCGGGATCTTCTCCAGGAGTATCACCACCGGTACCGCAACTGGGCCTACGTGCTGCAAGAGACCTGGCGCTACGCCACCAGCAACCTTCGCCTCTACCGTGAGCACCCCAAAAGTGGCGCCGTGGTGACCCTTTTGAGCCGCATCTTTGTGCAGGCCCTTTCCGATGCCCAAAACCCCAAAACCCAATCCACTGCCGCCGATTATCTCCTGGCCCTGTGGCTGAAGATTCTCGAAGAAGCCCCCGAATTGTGCCGTGAAGTGCCCCACGGGCCTCCCATAGACGATGACCCCAATGCCCTGCCCACAGGGCGGGCTCATGGAGGCCTTTTGCGATGGTGTTTTGCCCGACTGCACGCCCTGGAAGAGTCCTCTTTTCAATGGGTTGTGCGCAGTTTTCATCAGCCCAAGAAACTGCTTCGCCGATGCCTTGAGCTTTGGTCGTCTTCGGCGTCCTTTGAGGAAGGCCGTCGGCTTCTGGAGCGGGTGCTCACCGAAACGCACACATTTTGGGTTCAAAGGGAAGATCCCCTGGCCTGGCTTTCTCGGCAACTCCAAGGCGAAGAAGATGTGTCGGCGTGGCGCCCCCTTTTCTCGCCCCTGCTCAAAGCCGACCACGAACGGACCCTCCAGCGCCTTCAAGGTCTTCGGGCCGAAAAGGACCCTCGGCGTGCCGTGGAGCAGCTGTGTGAGCTGGCGGATTTTCGCGACATCGTGCGAGCCTATCAGCAGTTGGCGGACAAGGTGGGTCGAAGTGTTCCGGCGGAACAAGCAGGCCATGTGAGCATGCTGCTGCGGCTGCGCATCATGGAGACCAAGGGGCTGGAGCCCATTCATGAAGAGACGCTGCGGGCCATGAATATGGATGTGGGCCGCTGGATTCGCGAAGAATCCCAAGAATTCCTGAGGCCTCGGCTTACTCGGTTCCTGCAGGCGCTTCGAGGGTGCCTGAACACCTATCCGGAAGCGGCCCTGCACTGTGTGCGCACCGTGGGTCTGGAAATCCTCGGCACGGATGACCGAGAACTCATAGAATTCTTCCTTCGCCACGTGATCAGCCTGGGCTTTCAAACACCCAAACTCAAAGGCGTGTCCCAGCACTGGCAGGTGCAGGTCAACCCGGCGCACTTGACCAACGTTCGCGTCTGGTTGGATCTTATTCGAAAGAACCCGCGCCGCACGCGAACCCTTCTTTCAGCCCTCATCGTCAACCTGTTTCTTGCGGGCATCTATGTGCGGGACACGGATCTGTTTCAGAAGGATGTGAGCCTACTGCTGCATGCACCCATTGGGCCGCTGTTCAACCTGGTCAAACAGCTCACCAAACTTTTTCCCGTCTATTTCAACGAGGTGGGCGCCGAGGGGCTGTTACGGGCCGTGTCCACAGACGTGGACGAGATCACGCAGCGAGGGGATCCGCTCATTCATTTTCTGCGCAAACAAAGCCACGTGGAAAGCAACAACCTCGTCGTGCTTTTCATCGAGGCCATCTTTCACTTCTGGCACACGCTGGACAAAGAGCCCCTCAGAAAATTCGTGCCTCCTGAAGTGTTTCGCGACGTGCACGACACCGGCCCCTTTGTGGAGGAGATGCACCGCATTATGAAGCATCTCTTGTCCGGTAACGACGGCGTGCATCACATTAGAGATCTTTTGGATCTTTCCGAGGAAGTGGTTCAATCAAAGATTGAACAGATTCCCAATGTTTCGGTGCGTGAAAAACAGCGCGCCTTTCTCATGATCCGCTTTTACCAGCTGCTGCATGAAAAGTACGCCCTGAGTTACAAGGACATTCAGCTGCACCTGCGACGCGCCGGTCAATTGGGGTTGCCGGATCCTCGAGCTCTGGAGGAGGCCTTGCAGGGGCAAGATCCTCTCGCCAAATTGGAAGCCATTCTGGACTATCTGGAACACCTCAAGGAGATTCTGCTTACCGACCTGGAAATGACCTTCGTGGAAAATATCTACCTCAAGAGGCACATCGCCGTAGATATTCCTTCTATGTACGGTTCGTATAGTGAACGCAAGTTCGATGCTCTAGGCCTTACATTTCGATTGGAAAACCTGGCCAATGTGCTCTTTGAGGAAGTCATTCTTTCATTCAATCTGAGTTTCATTACGAGGGCCACATTCTTTCGCATCAGCCGGGTGTTGCCTCTTTTCATTCGAGCCTTGGCCATTGACGGGATTTCTTCCCGATGGTTGGATCGTCAGGAAGAATTGTTTCAGAGGGCGTTGCAGATTCGAAGGTTTTCCCATTCGCAGTACATGGACATTTTCCGTGGGTTTTCCGAAGCCATCAAGCAAGTCATTCAAAGTTTTTACCATGCGGTTCACGAGGACAATTTGGCGGTGGTAATTCGGCAGTTGAGCCAATCGGGGGACCTGCTGCCTCGGTACCGGCGCCGGGACATGGGAGAAAAGCTTGAGGAGCAGGTCCATCGCATTTCGGAGAAGTTCCTTCGAGATCTCGTGGCGCGCACCTTTGGTTTGCAATACTTCGACCACTTCATCAGCAGCATTCTCACCACGCTGGCAACGCAAAAGGAAGAACTGAGCACGGACAAGCTGGACCTTCTGCTCAGCTACGACCCGGAAAAGACCATTTCCCGCATTCATGTTCCGAACGAAGCCACCTACGACTTGATTCATCTTGGCAACAAAGGGTATAACCTCACTCAGCTGCATTCCTTGGGGATTCGAGTGCCGCCTGGATTCATCATCACCACAGAATATTTTCGCTGTCAGGATGTCATCGAAAGTCTGCAGCAGTCCAACGAAGATTTTAAGAGGCGCGTTCTCGAGCACATTGCGGACTTGGAAAGCCGATCCGGAAAACGCTTCGGGGACCCTCACAATCCCCTGTTGCTTTCGGTACGCAGCGGTTCGGCGGTGTCCATGCCGGGCATGATGAACACGTTTCTCAATGTGGGCATCAACGAGCACATTGTGGAGGGGTTGATTCGGCAGAGTGGGCAGCCGTGGTTTGCCTGGGACAACTATCGGCGGTTCGTGCAGTCCTGGGGCATGTCTTTCGGACTGGATCGCGATCACTATGATGCCATCATGAAGTTTTACAAGAAAAAGTATGGGCGGTTGTTCAAGAGGGAATTTCGTCCGGAAGAAATGCGAGAAGTGGCCTTGGCGTACCGGGATTACACACAGCAGTCCCGAATCGACATCACCGACGACCCGGTGGAGCAGCTCTTTACCGCTATTCGACAGGTCATGGAATCTTGGTTCTTTCCCAAGGCCATCACCTATCGGCAGATCATGGGGCTTTCGGAAAACTGGGGCACGGCGGTGACCATTCAGACCATGGTTTACGGCAACTTGGACCTGCAGTCGGGATCTGGCGTCATGTTCACCCACAATCCGTGGACGTCGGATGACGACATCGACCCCAGGGGCGATTTCACCTTGGGCAACCAAGGCGAAGACGTGGTGGGCGGCCTGGTGGAAACCTTGCCCCTTTCCGAGAAACAACGCATGGCTGCGCCCGAACGCAAGGAACATTCCCTGGAATCCCTGTTCCCTCGCGTGTTTCAGCGCCTCACCGAGATCGCCAAAGAACTCATCGAGCGTCAGAGATGGGGACCTCAGGAAATTGAGTTCACTTTTCAGGGCGCCGACGGAGATGGGCTCTACATTTTGCAATCGCGTAACATGTCCCCGCGCACCCGACGTCGGTACCCCTGTTTCAAGGTGACAAATGAATTGGAAAAAAGTTACCTTGGGCACGGCATCGGGGTGAGTGGAGGGGCTTTGTGCGGCCGTGTGGCTTTTGAAGTGAACGACATCGTGCGGCTCAAAAAAGACTACCCGGGTGAAGCCATCATTTTGATCCGTTCGGACACGGTCCCCGATGATATACATGAGATTTCCATTGCCGACGGCCTTTTGACCGGAAAGGGCGGCGCCACCTCCCACGCGGCCATCGTGGCCCATCGCTTGGGCAAGACCTGCGTTGTGGGGTGTTCCAAGCTGAGGGTCTGGGAACGGGACGGGCAATGTCTCATTGGAGGGCGTTTTGTGAGAACGGGCGATGTGATCGGCATCGACGGGCGCAGCGGCGCCATCTACGCGGGAGTGCACGAAACGGAAAAACTCGATGAGGAGGGCGCCTCAGGCACCGAGTGA
- a CDS encoding type I glyceraldehyde-3-phosphate dehydrogenase, which yields MGDQDKMVPQKLGINGLGRIAKLSIWHHAERQYFSELVVNIGREVGKSLEDIALFIEKDSTYGRLHHFLYGCRASRVIEELNDQEGSMRINGVKATFLRSARNPADIGWKDHGVEVVVDATGAFVDPTVPAEAPKGSVRGHLVAGARKVIVSAPFKIKDKSKEMPPDVVTTVMGINDADFDPKRHVIVSNASCTTTCLAYMVKPLLDYFGPKRILSASMATVHAATSSQQVLDRAPKAKADDLRKTRSVFNNIILTTTGAAKALGLVIPEMKEIGFIAESVRVPVTTGSLIILVVLIQDESMKNPINRHLINDIYRKAQSHFPDGYLLYSDEQNVSSDIIGLPRAAAVIEGHETHTRTAAVRFDLNHVLNVCAALSKEQGTASDVEQALEQAGKAMDAEQQARIIQIPVTQAVIYGWYDNELGSYTNMLGDRTVSIAKMLR from the coding sequence ATGGGCGATCAAGACAAGATGGTCCCTCAAAAATTGGGCATCAACGGGTTGGGCCGGATTGCTAAGTTGAGCATCTGGCATCACGCGGAACGGCAATACTTTTCCGAGTTGGTGGTCAACATCGGCCGAGAAGTGGGAAAAAGCCTGGAGGACATCGCTCTTTTCATCGAAAAGGATTCCACCTACGGAAGGCTGCACCACTTTCTGTACGGCTGTCGAGCTTCGCGGGTCATCGAAGAGCTCAACGACCAAGAGGGCTCCATGCGTATCAACGGTGTCAAGGCCACCTTTTTGCGCTCGGCTCGCAATCCCGCCGATATTGGCTGGAAAGATCACGGCGTGGAAGTGGTGGTGGACGCCACGGGCGCTTTTGTCGACCCCACGGTGCCGGCGGAAGCTCCCAAGGGATCGGTGCGAGGGCACTTGGTGGCGGGCGCGCGCAAAGTGATCGTGTCGGCGCCCTTCAAGATCAAGGACAAGTCCAAAGAGATGCCGCCCGATGTGGTGACGACGGTTATGGGCATCAACGATGCGGACTTTGATCCCAAACGCCATGTCATCGTGTCCAACGCATCGTGTACCACAACGTGTTTGGCTTACATGGTCAAACCCCTTTTGGACTATTTCGGTCCCAAGCGCATTCTGTCCGCCTCCATGGCCACCGTTCATGCGGCCACATCCTCACAGCAAGTGTTGGATCGCGCACCCAAGGCCAAGGCGGACGATCTTAGAAAGACGCGCTCCGTGTTCAACAACATCATTCTGACCACCACCGGAGCGGCCAAAGCTTTGGGATTGGTCATTCCCGAAATGAAAGAGATCGGCTTTATCGCCGAATCGGTGCGGGTGCCGGTGACGACGGGATCCTTGATCATTTTGGTGGTACTCATTCAAGACGAAAGCATGAAAAACCCCATCAACCGCCACCTCATTAACGACATTTACCGAAAGGCGCAAAGCCATTTTCCCGACGGGTACCTTTTGTACTCGGACGAGCAAAACGTCTCGTCCGATATCATCGGCCTGCCCAGAGCGGCCGCGGTCATCGAAGGCCATGAGACCCATACGCGCACCGCCGCGGTAAGATTCGACCTCAACCATGTGCTCAACGTCTGCGCCGCCCTGTCCAAAGAACAAGGGACGGCCTCCGATGTGGAACAGGCCCTCGAACAGGCTGGCAAAGCCATGGACGCGGAACAACAGGCACGAATCATTCAAATTCCGGTGACGCAGGCCGTGATTTACGGCTGGTACGACAACGAACTGGGAAGCTACACCAACATGCTGGGCGATCGAACGGTTAGTATTGCCAAGATGTTGCGCTAA
- the gap gene encoding type I glyceraldehyde-3-phosphate dehydrogenase encodes MSIRVAINGFGRIGRMVFRAIVDRASPLDVVAVNDLGSPSELAYLLRYDSVHGTWHRDISADDDQIYVDGKGYKCLKVGDPSQAPWRDLGVDIVLETSGRFRDKESCLKHMDAGARKVIVGAPGKGMDATFVMGVNEDQYDPAKHHIVSNASCTTNCLAPIIRVLHDRFGVEHGLMTTVHSYTMDQRLLDALHKDLRRARAAALSMVPTTTGAASAVAEVIPELKGKLDGMAIRVPTPNVSIVDVVCRVETDTTVEAVNQAMKEAADGHMKGILRYVDEELVSVDFNHSTYSSSVDAPLTKVIEKRMVKVLSWYDNEYGYSNRLVDLALHMGKEL; translated from the coding sequence ATGTCCATAAGGGTTGCAATCAACGGTTTCGGGCGAATCGGTCGCATGGTCTTTCGCGCTATTGTAGATCGCGCCAGTCCTTTGGACGTGGTGGCGGTCAACGACCTGGGAAGTCCTTCGGAACTGGCGTATCTGTTGCGCTACGATTCCGTGCACGGCACCTGGCATCGCGATATTTCTGCGGACGACGACCAGATCTATGTGGACGGCAAGGGATACAAGTGCCTCAAGGTGGGCGATCCAAGCCAGGCTCCCTGGAGGGATCTGGGGGTGGACATTGTGTTGGAGACCAGCGGTCGGTTTCGAGACAAGGAGAGCTGCCTCAAACACATGGATGCAGGGGCTCGAAAGGTCATCGTTGGAGCGCCGGGCAAGGGAATGGACGCCACTTTTGTCATGGGTGTCAATGAGGATCAGTACGATCCCGCGAAGCATCACATCGTCTCCAACGCGTCCTGCACCACCAACTGTTTGGCGCCCATCATTCGCGTGCTGCATGACCGGTTCGGCGTCGAACACGGTCTAATGACCACCGTCCATTCTTACACCATGGATCAAAGGCTTTTGGATGCGCTGCACAAGGATCTGCGGAGGGCTCGCGCGGCGGCTCTTTCCATGGTGCCCACCACCACCGGAGCGGCCTCGGCGGTGGCCGAAGTTATTCCGGAACTGAAGGGCAAACTGGACGGAATGGCCATTCGTGTGCCCACGCCAAATGTGTCCATTGTGGACGTGGTCTGCCGCGTGGAAACGGACACCACGGTGGAAGCGGTCAATCAAGCCATGAAGGAAGCCGCCGATGGGCACATGAAGGGCATTTTGCGTTATGTGGACGAAGAACTGGTGTCAGTGGATTTCAACCACTCCACCTACTCGTCCAGCGTGGATGCGCCGCTCACTAAGGTCATCGAAAAGCGCATGGTCAAGGTCCTCAGCTGGTACGACAACGAGTACGGCTATTCCAACCGTTTAGTGGACCTGGCCCTGCACATGGGCAAGGAGCTGTGA
- a CDS encoding phosphoglycerate kinase, whose product MKTLDLVDVSGKRVFLRVDFNVPLDKKDGRVADDARIQAILPTLKKVIDGGGKAVLASHLGRPKGKVVSEMSLAPVARHLAVLLGRDVPLAPDCIGPEVRAMVAGLPAGGVLLLENLRFHPEEEKNDPGFSKELASLADVYVNDAFAVSHRAHASVHGITKHVAVCAAGYQLAKELEYFKKSVENPERPLAVVIGGAKVSTKIGVLENLIPRVDHLVIGGAMANTFLKAQGYGVGKSMVEDDFLGKANELLGLAKKRGVRVLLPVDVVVAPALESGAQATTVDVTAVPENVGIYDVGEKTLKAIQEALQECATIVWNGPLGAFETPPFEKSTFALAAYLGSCKALTVIGGGDSASAVKRAGAADKVNYVSTGGGAFLEMMEGKILPGIEALEACMGKE is encoded by the coding sequence ATGAAGACGTTGGATCTTGTGGACGTTTCGGGAAAGCGCGTGTTTCTCCGCGTGGACTTCAACGTGCCTTTGGACAAAAAGGACGGCCGAGTAGCCGATGATGCCCGAATTCAGGCCATTCTGCCCACCTTAAAGAAAGTGATAGATGGTGGGGGAAAGGCCGTTCTAGCGTCCCATTTGGGCAGGCCCAAGGGCAAGGTGGTTTCGGAGATGAGCCTGGCCCCTGTGGCGCGGCACCTTGCGGTGCTTCTAGGTCGGGATGTTCCTCTGGCCCCCGATTGCATCGGGCCGGAAGTGCGCGCCATGGTGGCAGGGTTGCCGGCAGGAGGGGTTCTCCTTTTGGAAAACCTTCGGTTTCATCCGGAAGAAGAAAAGAACGATCCTGGCTTTTCCAAAGAACTGGCGTCGTTGGCTGACGTCTACGTCAATGACGCCTTTGCCGTTTCCCATCGCGCTCACGCCTCGGTGCACGGCATCACAAAGCACGTGGCGGTGTGTGCGGCGGGCTATCAACTGGCCAAGGAGTTGGAATACTTCAAAAAGTCTGTGGAAAATCCTGAACGCCCGCTGGCCGTGGTGATCGGCGGGGCCAAAGTGTCCACCAAAATCGGCGTGCTGGAAAACCTGATTCCTCGCGTGGATCATTTGGTGATCGGCGGGGCCATGGCCAACACCTTTCTCAAGGCGCAAGGGTACGGAGTGGGAAAGTCCATGGTGGAAGACGATTTTTTGGGCAAGGCCAACGAGCTGTTGGGGTTGGCGAAAAAGCGCGGCGTCCGTGTGCTCTTGCCCGTGGATGTCGTGGTGGCACCTGCTCTGGAATCTGGAGCGCAGGCCACCACCGTGGACGTGACAGCTGTGCCCGAAAATGTCGGCATCTATGATGTGGGAGAAAAGACGCTCAAGGCGATCCAGGAAGCGTTGCAAGAATGTGCCACCATCGTCTGGAACGGACCCTTGGGCGCCTTTGAAACGCCGCCCTTTGAAAAGAGCACCTTTGCCCTGGCGGCATACTTGGGTTCTTGCAAGGCCCTGACGGTGATCGGGGGTGGTGATTCGGCCAGTGCGGTCAAGAGGGCCGGAGCGGCCGACAAGGTCAACTATGTGTCCACGGGAGGCGGCGCCTTTTTGGAAATGATGGAGGGGAAAATTTTGCCAGGCATCGAGGCCCTGGAAGCCTGTATGGGTAAGGAGTAG
- the tpiA gene encoding triose-phosphate isomerase produces MSTNARTPLMAANWKMHLSVAEAISFIAALHERVGSSQDREVLIAPPFTHLWPLRETMAAAGFSLAAQNCHWEPQGAFTGEVSLSMIRETGCRYVIVGHSERRHIFGEPDEWIGLKTAAALARGVVPIVCIGEKIEEREAGLTEEVLQRQLTAALDKVSVPSADALVIAYEPVWAIGTGKTATPQQAQEAHAFVRQWLEKRFDKAVANGVRILYGGSVKPDNVDDLMAQPDIDGALVGGASLKASSFARIVQFTRSAGNG; encoded by the coding sequence ATGTCGACCAATGCGCGCACACCTCTTATGGCGGCCAACTGGAAGATGCACCTAAGCGTGGCGGAGGCAATCTCCTTTATCGCCGCGCTTCATGAAAGGGTGGGAAGCTCTCAGGATCGTGAGGTGCTCATCGCACCGCCCTTTACCCATTTGTGGCCGCTTCGGGAAACCATGGCCGCAGCGGGCTTCTCTCTGGCCGCGCAAAATTGCCATTGGGAGCCTCAGGGAGCCTTCACCGGGGAGGTATCCCTGAGCATGATTCGGGAGACGGGATGTCGTTACGTGATTGTGGGGCATTCGGAAAGACGCCACATTTTCGGGGAACCTGATGAATGGATCGGCCTGAAGACCGCAGCAGCTTTGGCTCGCGGCGTGGTGCCCATTGTGTGCATCGGGGAAAAGATCGAGGAACGGGAAGCGGGTTTGACGGAAGAGGTGCTGCAGCGCCAGTTGACGGCGGCTCTGGACAAGGTGTCCGTGCCATCGGCGGATGCCCTGGTCATTGCCTATGAACCGGTTTGGGCCATCGGGACGGGCAAAACGGCCACGCCGCAGCAGGCCCAGGAAGCGCACGCATTTGTGCGCCAATGGCTGGAAAAGCGCTTTGACAAAGCGGTTGCCAACGGCGTGCGGATATTGTATGGAGGCTCCGTCAAACCGGACAATGTGGACGATCTCATGGCTCAGCCCGACATCGACGGAGCCTTGGTGGGGGGAGCGAGCCTAAAGGCGTCCTCCTTTGCCCGGATCGTGCAATTCACAAGGAGTGCGGGAAACGGCTGA